A stretch of the Nicotiana tabacum cultivar K326 chromosome 6, ASM71507v2, whole genome shotgun sequence genome encodes the following:
- the LOC107821789 gene encoding uncharacterized protein LOC107821789 has protein sequence MTSNIAESLNAVTKYARELPIVELLEYIRTLLKRWTKEKLLKAKGTFTYLGFKFNKELDDNRTLSHKLGVRASTDYIHTVLDGVSRYIVCLENKRCSCGQFQLDGLPCTHALAALRHMDESFEQYCSPYYTK, from the exons ATGACATCAAACATTGCAGAGTCGTTGAATGCTGTAACAAAATATGCAAGAGAGTTGCCGATAGTAGAACTATTAGAGTATATAAGGACCCTTCTTAAACGTTGGACGAAGGAAAAGTTATTGAAAGCAAAGGGTACATTCACATACCTTGGGTTCAAATTCAACAAAGAGTTGGATGACAACAGAACATTGTCGCACAAGCTTGGA gtgagggcttcaacaGACTACATCCATACAGTACTAGATGGTGTGAGTCGCTATATTGTTTGTCTTGAAAACAAGAGATGTAGTTGTGGGCAATTCCAGCTTGATGGACTTCCTTGTACACATGCTTTGGCTGCTTTAAGGCACATGGATGAGTCTTTTGAACAATATTGTTCTCCTTATTACACAAAGTAG